One genomic segment of Theobroma cacao cultivar B97-61/B2 chromosome 6, Criollo_cocoa_genome_V2, whole genome shotgun sequence includes these proteins:
- the LOC18595483 gene encoding uncharacterized protein LOC18595483 isoform X5 — protein sequence MSYLNSKQTTNMGHGKSNNVDKIPTFSPQLQNTEEIGFQSLSNEAVCFAGLTGVETVDAPLNELSHFPSSHLGDMSLKGIDWMIHGSQLDSYQNFMVHPHVMNGTGYVPSQYSTLENIASNTGGLQMGMQGAKVYNSKPQSIGNFMSCGSRAPLLCGAQDGREMGSNNNLVDCVVQSDYPETLDGSFLTLGVGVNTESRSKANALSRDFIGKIDGAIKMQLNPSHVQSGYESSFSPDFRMAVALSDNQTYAGGFSSIEENAVGLSSLKHNLDGLHSIVQNAGESSNVSAFAGTVQNAGESSNVSAFAGPVQNVDSCSLSEYHLGVSDSTSSNFSLSTSQMLPMPQSHVSHPLLTPDDQKFCTGFANIDPFHGLSGVSPNIVHISSQSGLPPNQSFLGLPGGSPIVHGSSQFGLPPNEGFHSLCCESQIVHSSRQSGLPVQAQHRMAPWPSLSSYMTSKYATLASDQLQKCNMGSIPCFQWGTSVASPVLGNIESTSNQYQSAVWQHYPAHHGGANQTVENAPFSKRIEDCLTQIKFFPFGTAAFTRSNHVDQLFACDGGASQVSTTIPFSKNSGNKLSASDGTAAEVVSITPSFKNIGVQPSSTGQVISFSRESGPANLLAGPSRKRKAAQSPPATPQVQIKKTRSAKPSIRSSTLYRARDAPFVSPLPPVVSQAYKGPSLPSLSQVTPAYAPLTRTAPVPPSARMSHPPRIKWQDPELLQLSGHNCLLCKRDLSYAPEGPVFQPALPPPVAVLSCGHCFHDLCLERITPKDEADNPPCIPCVISES from the exons ATGTCTTACCTAAATTCGAAACAGACTACAAATATGGGACATGGAAAGTCGAACAATGTAGATAAGATACCCACCTTCAGTCCCCAATTACAAAACACTGAAGAAATTGGATTCCAAAGTTTGAGTAATGAAGCGGTCTGCTTTGCTGGGCTAACTGGTGTTGAAACTGTTGATGCACCCTTAAATGAGTTATCACACTTTCCTTCTTCTCATTTGGGAGACATGTCATTAAAGGGTATTGATTGGATGATTCATGGCTCCCAACTTGACAGCTATCAAAATTTCATGGTTCACCCTCATGTTATGAACGGGACTGGATATGTGCCTTCCCAATATTCAACTCTTGAAAATATAGCCTCTAATACTGGAGGTTTACAAATGGGCATGCAAGGTGCCAAAGTGTACAATAGTAAGCCCCAATCAATTGGAAACTTCATGAGCTGTGGAAGCAGGGCACCTTTGTTATGTGGTGCTCAAGATGGTAGGGAAATGGGGAGTAATAACAATTTGGTGGACTGTGTGGTTCAATCTGATTACCCAGAAACACTAGATGGGAGTTTTCTGACTCTAGGAGTTGGAGTTAATACAGAGTCCAGGTCAAAAGCTAATGCTTTGAGCAGAGATTTCATTGGTAAAATAGATGGGGCTATAAAAATGCAGTTAAATCCATCCCATGTGCAAAGTGGTTATGAAAGTTCATTCTCTCCTGATTTTAGAATGGCAGTTGCTCTATCTGATAATCAAACCTATGCTGGTGGATTTTCTAGCATAGAAGAGAACGCAGTTGGATTATCCTCTCTAAAGCATAATTTAGATGGACTTCACAGCATAGTGCAGAATGCAGGTGAATCATCCAATGTGAGTGCATTTGCTGGTACAGTGCAGAATGCAGGTGAATCATCTAATGTGAGTGCATTTGCTGGTCCAGTGCAGAATGTAGACAGTTGCTCCCTTTCGGAATATCATCTTGGAGTTTCTGATAGTACTAGCTCCAACTTTAGTTTAAGTACATCGCAAATGTTACCAATGCCCCAAAGCCACGTTTCACATCCTCTTCTTACACCAGATGATCAGAAATTTTGTACTGGATTTGCAAATATTGATCCATTTCATGGTCTTTCTGGTGTATCTCCAAACATAGTGCATATTAGCAGCCAATCTGGACTGCCTCCTAATCAAAGCTTTCTTGGTCTTCCTGGTGGATCTCCAATAGTGCATGGTAGTAGCCAATTTGGACTGCCTCCTAATGAAGGGTTTCATAGTCTTTGTTGTGAATCACAAATAGTGCATAGTAGCAGGCAATCTGGACTGCCTGTTCAAGCACAGCACAGAATGGCTCCCTGGCCTTCATTGTCTTCTTACATGACAAGCAAATATGCTACATTGGCCTCTGATCAGCTACAAAAATGCAATATGGGAAGTATACCTTGCTTCCAGTGGGGTACATCTGTGGCTTCTCCTGTTCTTGGAAACATTGAAAGCACCAGCAACCAGTATCAGTCAG CTGTATGGCAACATTATCCAGCTCACCACGGTGGTGCTAATCAAACTGTGGAAAATGCCCCATTTTCAAAGAGGATAGAAG ATTGTCTgactcaaataaaatttttcccTTTTGGGACTGCTGCTTTCACGAGGTCAAATCATGTTG ATCAGCTTTTTGCCTGTGATGGAGGTGCTTCTCAAGTTTCCACCACCATTCCATTTTCCAAGAATTCTGGTA ATAAGCTTTCTGCTAGTGATGGAACTGCTGCTGAAGTTGTTAGCATTACTCCATCTTTTAAGAATATTGGGGTTCAACCATCAA GTACAGGTCaagtaatttcattttcaagggAAAGTGGACCTGCTAACCTTCTTGCTGGACCATCTCGCAAGAGGAAAGCAGCCCAATCCCCTCCAGCTACTCCTCAGGTTCAAATAAAGAAGACTAGATCAGCAAAGCCTTCCATTCGTTCATCTACCTTATACAGGGCCCGAGATGCTCCTTTTGTTTCTCCTCTCCCACCAGTAGTATCCCAAG CTTATAAAGGTCCTTCTCTCCCATCATTGTCCCAGGTCACTCCTGCTTATGCGCCACTGACACGGACTGCTCCTGTCCCTCCCTCAGCTAGGATGTCTCATCCTCCCCGTATAAAATGGCAAG ATCCAGAACTTCTTCAACTAAGTGGACATAATTGTTTGTTGTGCAAGAGGGATCTTTCATACGCACCAGAAGGCCCTGTTTTCCAGCCAGCTCTTCCACCTCCTGTTGCTGTTTTGTCATGTGGTCACTGCTTTCACGATCTCTGCTTGGAGCGAATCACCCCTAAAGATGAAGCTGATAACCCACCTTGCATTCCTTGTGTGATCAGTGAGAGCTAA
- the LOC18595483 gene encoding uncharacterized protein LOC18595483 isoform X1, producing MSYLNSKQTTNMGHGKSNNVDKIPTFSPQLQNTEEIGFQSLSNEAVCFAGLTGVETVDAPLNELSHFPSSHLGDMSLKGIDWMIHGSQLDSYQNFMVHPHVMNGTGYVPSQYSTLENIASNTGGLQMGMQGAKVYNSKPQSIGNFMSCGSRAPLLCGAQDGREMGSNNNLVDCVVQSDYPETLDGSFLTLGVGVNTESRSKANALSRDFIGKIDGAIKMQLNPSHVQSGYESSFSPDFRMAVALSDNQTYAGGFSSIEENAVGLSSLKHNLDGLHSIVQNAGESSNVSAFAGTVQNAGESSNVSAFAGPVQNVDSCSLSEYHLGVSDSTSSNFSLSTSQMLPMPQSHVSHPLLTPDDQKFCTGFANIDPFHGLSGVSPNIVHISSQSGLPPNQSFLGLPGGSPIVHGSSQFGLPPNEGFHSLCCESQIVHSSRQSGLPVQAQHRMAPWPSLSSYMTSKYATLASDQLQKCNMGSIPCFQWGTSVASPVLGNIESTSNQYQSAVWQHYPAHHGGANQTVENAPFSKRIEDCLTQIKFFPFGTAAFTRSNHVDQLFACDGGASQVSTTIPFSKNSGNKLSASDGTAAEVVSITPSFKNIGVQPSSTGQVISFSRESGPANLLAGPSRKRKAAQSPPATPQVQIKKTRSAKPSIRSSTLYRARDAPFVSPLPPVVSQGAPVPSLTQSTSTVPPVKLTARPLPPLAYKGPSLPSLSQVTPAYAPLTRTAPVPPSARMSHPPRIKWQDPELLQLSGHNCLLCKRDLSYAPEGPVFQPALPPPVAVLSCGHCFHDLCLERITPKDEADNPPCIPCVISES from the exons ATGTCTTACCTAAATTCGAAACAGACTACAAATATGGGACATGGAAAGTCGAACAATGTAGATAAGATACCCACCTTCAGTCCCCAATTACAAAACACTGAAGAAATTGGATTCCAAAGTTTGAGTAATGAAGCGGTCTGCTTTGCTGGGCTAACTGGTGTTGAAACTGTTGATGCACCCTTAAATGAGTTATCACACTTTCCTTCTTCTCATTTGGGAGACATGTCATTAAAGGGTATTGATTGGATGATTCATGGCTCCCAACTTGACAGCTATCAAAATTTCATGGTTCACCCTCATGTTATGAACGGGACTGGATATGTGCCTTCCCAATATTCAACTCTTGAAAATATAGCCTCTAATACTGGAGGTTTACAAATGGGCATGCAAGGTGCCAAAGTGTACAATAGTAAGCCCCAATCAATTGGAAACTTCATGAGCTGTGGAAGCAGGGCACCTTTGTTATGTGGTGCTCAAGATGGTAGGGAAATGGGGAGTAATAACAATTTGGTGGACTGTGTGGTTCAATCTGATTACCCAGAAACACTAGATGGGAGTTTTCTGACTCTAGGAGTTGGAGTTAATACAGAGTCCAGGTCAAAAGCTAATGCTTTGAGCAGAGATTTCATTGGTAAAATAGATGGGGCTATAAAAATGCAGTTAAATCCATCCCATGTGCAAAGTGGTTATGAAAGTTCATTCTCTCCTGATTTTAGAATGGCAGTTGCTCTATCTGATAATCAAACCTATGCTGGTGGATTTTCTAGCATAGAAGAGAACGCAGTTGGATTATCCTCTCTAAAGCATAATTTAGATGGACTTCACAGCATAGTGCAGAATGCAGGTGAATCATCCAATGTGAGTGCATTTGCTGGTACAGTGCAGAATGCAGGTGAATCATCTAATGTGAGTGCATTTGCTGGTCCAGTGCAGAATGTAGACAGTTGCTCCCTTTCGGAATATCATCTTGGAGTTTCTGATAGTACTAGCTCCAACTTTAGTTTAAGTACATCGCAAATGTTACCAATGCCCCAAAGCCACGTTTCACATCCTCTTCTTACACCAGATGATCAGAAATTTTGTACTGGATTTGCAAATATTGATCCATTTCATGGTCTTTCTGGTGTATCTCCAAACATAGTGCATATTAGCAGCCAATCTGGACTGCCTCCTAATCAAAGCTTTCTTGGTCTTCCTGGTGGATCTCCAATAGTGCATGGTAGTAGCCAATTTGGACTGCCTCCTAATGAAGGGTTTCATAGTCTTTGTTGTGAATCACAAATAGTGCATAGTAGCAGGCAATCTGGACTGCCTGTTCAAGCACAGCACAGAATGGCTCCCTGGCCTTCATTGTCTTCTTACATGACAAGCAAATATGCTACATTGGCCTCTGATCAGCTACAAAAATGCAATATGGGAAGTATACCTTGCTTCCAGTGGGGTACATCTGTGGCTTCTCCTGTTCTTGGAAACATTGAAAGCACCAGCAACCAGTATCAGTCAG CTGTATGGCAACATTATCCAGCTCACCACGGTGGTGCTAATCAAACTGTGGAAAATGCCCCATTTTCAAAGAGGATAGAAG ATTGTCTgactcaaataaaatttttcccTTTTGGGACTGCTGCTTTCACGAGGTCAAATCATGTTG ATCAGCTTTTTGCCTGTGATGGAGGTGCTTCTCAAGTTTCCACCACCATTCCATTTTCCAAGAATTCTGGTA ATAAGCTTTCTGCTAGTGATGGAACTGCTGCTGAAGTTGTTAGCATTACTCCATCTTTTAAGAATATTGGGGTTCAACCATCAA GTACAGGTCaagtaatttcattttcaagggAAAGTGGACCTGCTAACCTTCTTGCTGGACCATCTCGCAAGAGGAAAGCAGCCCAATCCCCTCCAGCTACTCCTCAGGTTCAAATAAAGAAGACTAGATCAGCAAAGCCTTCCATTCGTTCATCTACCTTATACAGGGCCCGAGATGCTCCTTTTGTTTCTCCTCTCCCACCAGTAGTATCCCAAGGTGCACCTGTTCCATCACTAACTCAATCCACATCTACTGTTCCACCTGTAAAACTGACTGCTCGTCCTCTCCCACCTTTAGCTTATAAAGGTCCTTCTCTCCCATCATTGTCCCAGGTCACTCCTGCTTATGCGCCACTGACACGGACTGCTCCTGTCCCTCCCTCAGCTAGGATGTCTCATCCTCCCCGTATAAAATGGCAAG ATCCAGAACTTCTTCAACTAAGTGGACATAATTGTTTGTTGTGCAAGAGGGATCTTTCATACGCACCAGAAGGCCCTGTTTTCCAGCCAGCTCTTCCACCTCCTGTTGCTGTTTTGTCATGTGGTCACTGCTTTCACGATCTCTGCTTGGAGCGAATCACCCCTAAAGATGAAGCTGATAACCCACCTTGCATTCCTTGTGTGATCAGTGAGAGCTAA